CAAAGCGAAAAAAGCATTTTCAATTAATTGACAAAACATACAGCAACAACACTGAGTCTGATTACACTGAAAAAATAGAAGCCTTAGGCAAAAACTTTGATTATAGCAGTAACAGCAGTTCTTACTGGGGTGAGCGTGAACTTTCAACTTTATATGGCACGCCTCTTTATGAAGAGGCTTCAACTTCTCAAAAACTAGCTCTGAATCATTTATATTGGGTTGGACAGTATCAACACACAGCAGCTGCCGAATCCAATACCATGCTTTACAACCAAGTGACATCAGGTGTATTTACAAAGCTTGGTGGCTATCAAACCCTTTGTCAAGAGCTAGATTTGGAAACCCATCAAGAACGATTTCACATTGGTACGTTTCAAAGAATTGGGTATAAAACTAAGGTAGCTTTGCTTGGTAAACAATCCTTAGGTAATAGTCTTCACAAAAAGTTAGCTAAACCCAACACTAGTCTGTTAGGTAAGTTAAAGCTGCCGCAAAACAAGGAATCATGGTCATCTTTTCAAGAATCTACATTTAGAGCGATTACTAAGCTGATGCATCGCCAGAATGCAGATTATTATTCCCGGTTCTTAGAAGAACGCGGTGTTGAGAGTATCCCCACTACAACTGATGGGTTAGCAGGAGTGACAGCTTCTCTATCTGCTTTTAAATTCTTGACTTTGAACTGGGGTAGTTCACCTTTCATGGCAGCCCAGTATTACTCAGCTCGTATGATTGCTAATATGTCCCTCAAGGCTTATGAACATCGCTTCTTCAGACAGTTTAAAGAACTCGAAAGAAAAAACGATTTCATTCCTGCGCCTTTGCAAGTCTCCTATTATCATTTGTTGGATGAAGCTTTTCATACAACAATGTCTCATGTGATTTCTCAAGAGGTTTATAAAGATTTCCCTAAACCCACAGCCTATGAAAAACTGCTGTCTAATATTATTATTTACCGCTTGCAAAGTGGTTTGTTAAACGGATTGTCAGGAGGGTTGCCTGTCACCTTCCGAGATGATACCTCTTTTATGACCTCTTATTATCGATTACTGACTTCTCCGTTGTTTGGAATGTCTAGTAGTGATGCTATCTACTGGCTAGAGAAATGCTTGTGTCAAGAGCATGAAGGATTCCATTTGAATCTGAAGTATCAGCAAAGTCTGTTATCTGATATGCAGAAATTCTTTGGTCGCCTTGATTATCTGTGGCCTGTAAACCGTGAAATGCGCTTAATGGCTGCTGGTGGCTCAATTGAACAAGCTATCCAACGAAACAAATCCGCATTTGTCAAGTTTGCTGGTGCTGTTGTTTAATCTAGGTGTGGCTGAAAAGTGATGATTGTTCCAACGCATTTGTTAAGGAAATAGCGACATCATGAGTAAATCAGCGATACTTAAGTGAAAAAGATGGTGAGTATCAACATCAATTGTTTGATATGTCAGTAGCAATACTAAGGATTTGAGGTCTTTGTCGTGGAACCCGTAGCAATTATTGGCATTGGCTGTCGTTTTCCTGGTGCTAACAACCCAGACGCTTTTTGGCATCTTTTACGCAATGGGATTGATGCGATATCAGAAGTGCCTGTGGAACGATGGGACATTGAAAAATTTTACCATCCCCAGCCTGGGACACCAGGAAAAATGAATACTCGTTACGGTGGATTTATTGAACAAGTAGATCGGTTTGATCCAGATTTGTTTGGTATTTCTCCTCGGGAAGCCAAGGCAATGGACCCCCAACAACGCCTGGTTTTAGAAGTTGCTTGGGAAGCCTTGGAAAATGCCGCGATTGTACCTGCTGAGATATCTGGCACCCAAACGGGGGTTGTCGTTGGCATCGGTAACTATGACTACGGCATCTTGTCATCCAAAGACTTAGACCGAATCAGTGCCTATGATGGTACTGGCAATACTATTAGTATTGCTGCTACTCGCCTATCTTACCTATTGAACCTTAAAGGTCCGAGTTTTACTATTGAAACGGCTTGCTCGTCCTCCCTAGTTGCGCTGCACTTAGCCTGTCAAAGTTTGCGAAATCAAGAAACCGATTTATTCGTAGTCGGAGCGGTGAGCTTGATGTTGTCTCCGCAACAGACTATTACCTACTCTAATGCTCACATGATGGCAGAAGATGGGCGTTGCAAAACCTTTGATGCTAAAGCAGATGGTTACGTCCGTGGTGAAGGATGTGGGGTTATATTGCTCAAGCGTCTGGCGGATGCGATGAGGGATGGAGATAATATTCAGGCAATTATCAGAGGTTCAGCAGTTAACCAAGATGGACTGAGCAATGGGATGACAGCACCTAACAGCGTTGCTCAACAAGCTGTAATTCGCCAAGCGCTGCAAAATGCTAGTGTTGAACCTGCCCAAATTAGCTATATTGAGGCTCATGGCACTGGCACATCACTGGGAGATCCCATTGAAATCAGGGCTTTAAAAACCGTTCTCATGCAAGGCCGCAGTTCTGAGCAACCATGCTGGATTGGTTCAGTGAAAACCAATATTGGCCATTTGGAAGCTGCCGCGGGAATGGCTGGGTTACTGAAAGTAGTTTTGGCGCTGAAGCATCAACAAATTCCGCCTCATTTAAATCTTCAAGAGCTAAACCCCTTAATTTCCTTTGACGACATTCCCTTTGCTATTCCTTGCGAACTGCAACCTTGGCAGGTAAATACTGAGCCTCGCTTTGCAGGTATCAGTTCCTTTGGTTTTGGCGGTACTAATGCCCATGTCATTTTAGAAGAAGGCAGAGGACAGCAACGAGGAAATCAGAGCCAGAGAATAGATATCCTGGAACGTCCTCTACATTTACTCACTATCTCTGCAAAAACTCCTCCGGCTTTGTCTGAATTAGCACAACGTTATGCGAACTTTTTGGATGAAAATCCAGAATTAGCTTTGGCAGATATTTGCTACACAGCTAATAGAAAGCGATCGCATTTTGAACACCGTTTGGCAGTTGTAGCAGATTCTACTTCTGAGTTAAGGCAGCAACTACAACTTTTCACTGCTAGAACAGAAACAACTACAATAGTCACAGGTCAGGTACAAGGCAACAAGCGCCGCAAAATCGCCTTTTTATTTACAGGACAAGGGTCACAGTACACCGGGATGGGGCAAAAACTGTACCAAACTCAAGCTAAATTCCGGCAAATCATCGAGCAATGCGACCAAATTCTGCAACCATATCTAGACAAACCATTACTAGAAGTTTTATATCCTCAACCAGAGACAAACAGCCCCATCGACAACACCGCCTATACCCAAGTTGCTCTATTTGCCCTAGAATACGCCCTCTACCAACTGTGGCAATCCTGGGGGATTAAACCAGATGTAGTCATGGGGCATAGCGTCGGAGAATACGTCGCCGCCTGCGTCGCTGGGGTATTTAGCCTCGAAGACGGGTTGAAATTGATTGCCGCCCGTGGGAGATTAATGCAAGCCCTACCGGAAAACGGGGCGATGGTAGCAGTCATGGCCACAGCAGAGCAACTACAGCCACTGCTAGCAGCATACAAAGAAAAAGTCGCCATCGCCGCCGTCAACGGACCCCAGAGTCTGGTAATCTCTGGAGAGAAATCAGCCATCAGTGCCATCACCAGCCAACTAGAAACCGCAGGGATCAAAACCAAACAACTACAAGTATCCCACGCCTTCCACTCCCCCTTGATGCAGCCGATGTTGGCAGATTTTCTGCAAGTCGCCAATGAAATTAAGTTTGCTCCACCGCAGATGAAGCTGATTTCTAATGTCACTGGACAACTAGCCACAATAGAAATCGCCACAGCCGAATATTGGTGTCGTCATATTCTTAATCCTGTAGAATTTGCCGCAAGTATGGCGACACTACAACAGCAGAAAGTGGCAATATGTGTAGAAATCGGTCCCAAACCGATATTGTTGGGTATGGGTCGTCAGTGCAACCCCACAGTTGAGGGATTGTGGTTGCCCAGTCTGCGCTCGGGACAAGATGATTGGCAGGTGATGTTATTATCCTTGGCACAGTTGCATTGTCATGGTGTGGCTGTGGATTGGCTCTTGTTTGATGCTGATTATTCCCGTGTGCGTTTGTATTTGCCTACTTATCCTTTCCAACGTCAGCGTTTTTGGATAGAGAGTAAAACTGACCAAAAAACCGATCGCTTAGTTCACAGCTCGATTGTAAAGCTACTACATCAAGGAAATATAGAACAATTAACCCAGCAGTTAGCCAGTCAACTATCAGCAGATGAGCAGACATATTTGCCAAAACTGCTGGAAGTGCTGGTGAAGCAACACCAGATGGAAATCAATTCCCCAGCCATTCTCGATTGGTTTTATCAGATCGAATGGCAACCCCAACCCCGCCGCCAGCCAGAGACACAAAAAAATGGAGCGCCTAAAAAAGTTGGTAGTTGGCTAATATTAGGCGATCGCACTGGTTTGGGACAAGCCATAGCCCAATTACTGCAAAACCAAGGTCATAGTTGTGTCCTTGTCTACCTTGGTGATGACTATCAGCAGCAAGGAACTGCCACTTGGTCGATGAACCCAGCTAGACGGGAAGATTTTCAGCGTTTATTGCGAGAAGCTCTGCCATCTGGTGAATTAGCTTGGTGTGGAGTCATACATCTGTGGAGTTTAGAAACAACCCAAACAAAAGATTTGTCCCTTGTTGAGTTAGTACAAGCGCAAACCTGGGGATGTATCAGTGTATTACATCTGCTCCAGGCGATCGCGGAAAATCCACAACCCATAAATCCCACTTTCTGGTTAGTGACGCGGGGGGCAATCTCTGTCAATTCCTCACTGCCAGCCGTACAGCAATCACCTGTGTGGGGGCTAGGTAAAGTAGTAGCACTGGAACACCCAGAGTTATGGGGAGGGATGGTAGATTTAGACCCCCAACCCACAGCCGATGAAGCTTTCACACTATTGACAGAAATTAGCGATGCTCAAAAAGAAGACCATTTAGCTTTTCGTTCTGGACAGCGTTATGTAGCACGGTTAGTACCGATGCAGCCAACAGCATCATCAAAGAAGGATTTCAACAGCAATGGCACTTATCTAATTACTGGTGGGCTTGGTGCATTGGGACTCCAACTAGCCCAGTGGCTTGTTACCCAAGGCGTAAAATCCTTAGTGTTGCTAGGACGCAGCGATGCTTCACCAGAGGCACAGGCAACTATTACCAGGATGCAGGCATCTGGGATCGAGATTTTGGTAGCACAAGCAGATGTATGCAATAGAGCAGATATGTTGCAGGTGCTAGAAACAGTGGCAGCATCAATGCCACCCCTGAAAGGTGCGATCCATGCAGCGGGTGCAGTTGGCTATGATACCATCACCGCAATGGATTTGACTACCTGGGAATCTATTCTGCGTCCAAAAGTACTGGGAGGATGGATTCTGCACGAACTCACCCAGGATATGCAATTAGACTTGTTTGTCAGTTTTTCCTCCATCGCCTCTGTGTGGGGATCAAAAGGACAAGCCCATTACGCAGCCGCCAACCATTTCCTCGATACCTTAGCAAATTACCGACGCAGCAGAGGATTACCTGGATTAAGTATCAATTGGGGACCTTGGGCAGAAGTAGGCATGGCTGTAGGAGAAGCCCAACAGTTTTTAGCCCGGATGGGAGTCGAGGCTTTGCCACCACAGCTAGCACTGGCTGCTTTGGGGTTGACTTTGAGAGGAGATGCCGCCCAAGTGACGATCGCTAATATTGATTGGACTGTGTTTAAAGGTATTTATGAAGCCAGAGGGCAACGCCTGCTATTGGAGAAGTTAGAAACACACATACAGGAAAACACAGAAAAAGCTCTAGATGAAAAGTCAGAAATATTACAAAATTTAACAGCAGCAACAGCAACTGAACGCCAACCGATTTTAATTGCTTACCTGCAAGCAGAAATCTCTAAAGTGTTAGGAGCGGCTCAACTAGCAGATACACACCGGGGTTTCTTTGAGATGGGTATAGATTCTTTAATGGCCGTAGATTTAAAAAACCGCCTAGAAACCAATCTCAACTGTTCTTTACCTGGAACTCTGCTGTTTGAAGTACCCAACATTCAAGACTTAGCAACATATCTGGGTAAGGAAGTCTTACATTGGCAAGACGAACCACAGGAAGTAGCAACCGAGCCGAATACAGATTTATTAAAAATTACACAACTATCTCAGGAGGAGGTGGAAGCGTCAATTGCTGATAAATTGGCAGAACTAGA
The Nostoc punctiforme PCC 73102 genome window above contains:
- a CDS encoding type I polyketide synthase, producing MEPVAIIGIGCRFPGANNPDAFWHLLRNGIDAISEVPVERWDIEKFYHPQPGTPGKMNTRYGGFIEQVDRFDPDLFGISPREAKAMDPQQRLVLEVAWEALENAAIVPAEISGTQTGVVVGIGNYDYGILSSKDLDRISAYDGTGNTISIAATRLSYLLNLKGPSFTIETACSSSLVALHLACQSLRNQETDLFVVGAVSLMLSPQQTITYSNAHMMAEDGRCKTFDAKADGYVRGEGCGVILLKRLADAMRDGDNIQAIIRGSAVNQDGLSNGMTAPNSVAQQAVIRQALQNASVEPAQISYIEAHGTGTSLGDPIEIRALKTVLMQGRSSEQPCWIGSVKTNIGHLEAAAGMAGLLKVVLALKHQQIPPHLNLQELNPLISFDDIPFAIPCELQPWQVNTEPRFAGISSFGFGGTNAHVILEEGRGQQRGNQSQRIDILERPLHLLTISAKTPPALSELAQRYANFLDENPELALADICYTANRKRSHFEHRLAVVADSTSELRQQLQLFTARTETTTIVTGQVQGNKRRKIAFLFTGQGSQYTGMGQKLYQTQAKFRQIIEQCDQILQPYLDKPLLEVLYPQPETNSPIDNTAYTQVALFALEYALYQLWQSWGIKPDVVMGHSVGEYVAACVAGVFSLEDGLKLIAARGRLMQALPENGAMVAVMATAEQLQPLLAAYKEKVAIAAVNGPQSLVISGEKSAISAITSQLETAGIKTKQLQVSHAFHSPLMQPMLADFLQVANEIKFAPPQMKLISNVTGQLATIEIATAEYWCRHILNPVEFAASMATLQQQKVAICVEIGPKPILLGMGRQCNPTVEGLWLPSLRSGQDDWQVMLLSLAQLHCHGVAVDWLLFDADYSRVRLYLPTYPFQRQRFWIESKTDQKTDRLVHSSIVKLLHQGNIEQLTQQLASQLSADEQTYLPKLLEVLVKQHQMEINSPAILDWFYQIEWQPQPRRQPETQKNGAPKKVGSWLILGDRTGLGQAIAQLLQNQGHSCVLVYLGDDYQQQGTATWSMNPARREDFQRLLREALPSGELAWCGVIHLWSLETTQTKDLSLVELVQAQTWGCISVLHLLQAIAENPQPINPTFWLVTRGAISVNSSLPAVQQSPVWGLGKVVALEHPELWGGMVDLDPQPTADEAFTLLTEISDAQKEDHLAFRSGQRYVARLVPMQPTASSKKDFNSNGTYLITGGLGALGLQLAQWLVTQGVKSLVLLGRSDASPEAQATITRMQASGIEILVAQADVCNRADMLQVLETVAASMPPLKGAIHAAGAVGYDTITAMDLTTWESILRPKVLGGWILHELTQDMQLDLFVSFSSIASVWGSKGQAHYAAANHFLDTLANYRRSRGLPGLSINWGPWAEVGMAVGEAQQFLARMGVEALPPQLALAALGLTLRGDAAQVTIANIDWTVFKGIYEARGQRLLLEKLETHIQENTEKALDEKSEILQNLTAATATERQPILIAYLQAEISKVLGAAQLADTHRGFFEMGIDSLMAVDLKNRLETNLNCSLPGTLLFEVPNIQDLATYLGKEVLHWQDEPQEVATEPNTDLLKITQLSQEEVEASIADKLAELESLIG